In the genome of Ziziphus jujuba cultivar Dongzao chromosome 10, ASM3175591v1, the window TACTTTCTAGCAACATACATATCTGCTAATGCAAAAAGTAAGTGAGGAATGCTGGGATCTTGTTCATTCATGTATTCCTTGTGAAACTCGAGCTCTTATTCATCAACCAACCTCTATAGAAGcagaaataaaaacaacaaagcCACAGCTGCCTGTATTTATTAGCCATGTACCAATTAAGACCTAGAATAAGATCTATGGATTTGCAGTTCAATGCATGAACAGATAAAAAATGAACATGTCAATACAAGTATGAAGCCAGAATGCAAaacatcaattaaatttttaaaggtCAGTATCCATCCACAAAAGTATTAATTTGACCAAAATTTCATTAGTCACAAAAGATCCCACACTTGCATTAACAATGCATTACATGGTTACTCCAACAGTTAAGTTGGTCACTTGCATATTGCAATCAGATCATCAGGTATGTTGTTAACTAATTTGAGGGCTGCTgacctttttctcttttgtttaaaTGTCTTTCCACATTGGGAACCACAGGAATGGAACCGGTGCTACACTAAGGTCTTCTGCTAGTCTCAAGACAGCATAAACAACCTATGCTAACcaaaattaaagtaaataaatatgtgaagcaactTCAGAGAAGCATCTTTGTATCGTAAATCATActgaaagagggaaaaaaaaatttgaaaaaactgAAGCAATGATTAAAGAGAGTAAAAAACACACCTCAATCATCCCAGTTTCATTCGTTAAGAAGTCGATCAAGATCATTATTAAAAACTGCCTGGCCATATCTAATGTCAAAATGGGAGAAAAATGACTCCAAACCTTAACATCTTCCCCATCAAATGCCACAGCATCTAACTTATGGCAAAGACTATATGTAGCTTTTCCAAAGAGATTAATCGCAGTTGCTGCATACACGAGGATGaatcaagaaaaagaaatatttgaaaacttgGTGAAATTTTAGAGACAATATATACAGATATTATTTATAACATGCTCTGAACTACACCAAGGTGAGCTCCAAACTGTCATGAAATAAAATGACAGGGAAATCATACATAAAGTTTTTATGATGTAGGTAGATGCCTCACAACTACAGGCATAAAGACGTGgtctttttaaaacttttaaatagttCATCTCAAATGCTATTTAAAGCTTTTTAACCATAAACAAAAGAGTGTTTCTTTCTCTTCATGTCTCTCTTTGATAATATTGACCAACCCACAATTCTTGCTGAAAATCTATCAGTTTCCTTCATCAATAAACTATCctataataattcaaaaatccaaaaattcctTAAATTGATAACGCACTTAACTTTACTACATACTTTAAATAAGATACGCTTATATTTTGCCACTAGGCAAGAACGAGCCTCAACTTGGTGTTTATGGTCATATTGAACTAAAGAATATCATACTATTTTCCACCAAACCTACCGGAAAGAACAGGAGAGGAGTTAACAAATGAATACCTTCATATGCAATGCTGGTAAAACAGCACATTGCAGAACATGCCATATTTTCCCGTCAGCTGAGATAAGTCCCTTCCCCATGGCAAAATCTAAGACTTCTGCTAGTTGGTCCAAATGGATTCAACCATTTGCTGTTGGTCCAAATGCTGATGCGTTGTTCATTGGAACtaataaatggatttttggATTTCAGCTACCACCTTTGTGAATTGTGATTAAACAGAAGAGGTTTGTGGATTGTGATTAATCTTTCTTGAGTTTTTCAATGTTAGATGAATATCTAAAGCAATGATACGATCCATATTCTTTGCAGGAATCTCAAAGAGCAAAAGAACAAGGTGAAAGGAAGGATTAGTAACcttgttttcaatttgtttcaaTAATGGCCCTGAATTTTCTTCTGCTTTTTTCCCTAACTATTTGTGACAcatcaccttcttcttcttcttcttcttcttggtgAACAAAACATCACCTTTTGCCATCGAATTTATGCAACCAAGATTCATAAATATATCCTTTAATTTGTAACTGATTTTCTGCATTTGGccttatttaacaaattatgtCGGTATTTCTGCCTCTGTGAATATGTTCCAAAAGTCTACCATTTCAAGTAGGCTATCCATAGGAATTAGTCATCTTATTTGTTGGTCGTGGTTGTTTTCAATTCTCAAGTTCTAATTTGGAAACTCTATAGTGCAGCATCACCCCTGTGATTGGGATGGTTATCAAGTAAGCAATCAAACTATGATGCATTTGTAAATGGCCTCCAAAATGCAGGATGAACATTTCAATGAGGTTTCTATATACTCTACCTTTTGGATGGACTGGTTGACAAACAGATTTGACAGCTTTTTGTgtcatataaattataatcttATTAGAATTATTTACAAAAACTTTGGTTCCACATGCATGTAATTTTGTCTGAACAAATGTTCTGTAAATCACTTTGTCACAATTGTTTACAAACACTTGAAACTTCACTAATTATCATGTAAATCATGTGTATCCATACTTAAAATCTCCCCACCATCAGAAGCGATTGTTCTGTTTAATAGgcaaaaatgaaacaaattaagGTAAGTATGCGAAACATTAAAAGTGAAGCACAACAATAcgtcaaagaaattaaaaaaaagagaacataaCTTTGCAATCCACAAcaccaattttcctttttcctttgttaTATTGTTTCAGTATATTAAAAATCTActagaacaaaataaataaactaaattgatCAATCACACAATACCAAAACAAATTCCCATTACCCACCATCATAGCTAAAAGTTTAGCATTTAATATTCTAGATACTTACCTTACTATCCATGTACCTAAACTTTATAATGGGTTCAAATTCATGTCAATCATATAGAACACACCTAGATTAATCATAACTTCAAATGGTCGTCTTCTCCTTCAGCTTGCTTTTGAAGCATTTATTGCAAGCCTAATCCTAACTTAGAACTGCTTCAAACAATATGTATTTCATTATAGattcaaatgaaatataaatatacatctAAGCATATTTTGttacttttctctctctttgtttcttCCCACAATGTAAAATTTTACATCAAACTCTAGTATCGAGACTCTCTACTATCCTCTTATACAAATCTTCTAATTCAAAAGGATAAACCAAGTAAAAATTTaccaattttgaaattaaatactTCCTCTGGAGAAAACCAAACAAGAATTCATAGCAAAAGCTAAGCTAGTCCTATTGACAGAAAAACAACTAAAGATAGAGTTTTGACCATAACCACCCCCAAGTAAAGTCAATTATTATAACCAATAACAAAACATGACAACAACTCCCAACTATTCATTTTACTGTCCCCAACACATGCGAACTCCATTTCCCTTTGAATCCTCATAACGCACCTAGATTTTGGCCTCTTGGCACCAAAGCAATAGCAAACTTCCCCAACTGAAGCTTATTTATCAGAGTGAAATAATTTTTCAGCTTAACTAGATTCTTACCAAAGAAAACAAGGTAATGAAGAGGGTTCTTCTAAAATACTATCGGTAGCAACTTTATGACAAACATATAGAGCTAACCCAATGTGACAAGGAATTTACATGTTCTAGAAATCTAAACCTTCATTAAAAATGAGCATGTTAATTAGTAGTCTGATCCTTATAATAATGTATTAGTTTCAGCTCTGATCCGCATAGTATATACACACCCTGttgtaatttcaaataaaaaatgatcacCTGAGTTCAAGCAAAGGGATATTCTTGTTTTATAAAGCATCAAACTCAACAAGAAACTTTCATCAGtcataaaattaaatgagaAAATCTTCATAAAGATGTAGACCTTCATTTGGCATATTCATTAGAGGACTTAACTGAACTAGGAGTTTTACAACTTAAATAAATCACTTGAGATGCAAAAGTAttatttcaaatgaaaattaaaagccGCAAGCAACATGATTTTAAGAAGCGAACTACTTATAGTGGAGAAGATACCGCACTCCCATCACCCAACTTGTAAAATTGTACTAGGCAAGTGCACTTGCACAACATAAAGAGAGGGAAGAAATAACAATCAACACCTCTATTAGGTGCTCCTTCATACACCAACTGAAGTTTTTTGCTTTCAATATGGTAGCTTAAGATCCAGTCTTTAGCTCCAACGAACAAGACATCAGCATTTGGAGTAACAGCAATGGGTTCAATCCATGTTTCACGGCGAAGTGAAAGTTGATCGAATATAATATCTTGCAGATAACGGTGGGAAACACTAAATTTGAGAACCCATTCACCAGGGCCATTTCTATTGCCACCATCAACATAAAACCAAACACAGAAAGCACCCAACCTACTTACACGTCTACAATAATAAAGGTGGTTCATTGACACCCCAAGACGTCCAATTTTACACATATCAGAGGATTCAACCTCTCTTTTTGCATCATTTACACGAGCTACCACAGCTTTCTCTCGATAAGGGACGTGAAGAAGACAGGTAGGAGTTTTGGCAAGATTATCAAGGTCAatgcataaaatattggatgaGCTTACCATCCAATACAACACTCCACGGAAGTAAGTGAAATGCCTTTAAAACAACAATGAATTACGTGCAAAAATTGTACCCAGTTGAAGATGATGTCAAACCCAGTGTCCAGTTTCAGAAGAAAACACGTCCAGAACAAGTGAGGCCTCGGGACCAATTTGTTCATACATGTCCATGGATATGGGTTCACTCATCTGGACAACTCTGTAATGAAGGGATTCTATAGGATCAAAAGCCAAGGCTACCAAAAAATGGAACTTTCTGGAGTGTTCGAGTGCTTTAGGAAGATAGCATTGTTGTTTTGTGGTGGTATTGAAAACAACGTACTGCCAAAAGCTCGAGTCGAACAGAAGTTCTAAGCCATTGGAGTAGTCAATGAGAACCCAAGATGGCTGAATTCGCTCTGGCTCCGTTTCAAGAGGGACAGACACAAAATTGATATCGGCAACATCGGAAAACTGAATAAGAAAATCAATGTATGATCGTCTTCGTTGGGTGAAGTGAGAATGTTTGTACAGCACCAAACTCCAGAAGTAGATACCAGCAATGGGGGAATTAGGCCATAACCTCCTGAGCATCAAATTTTCATCTTCTGAAATTAATCGGTGCTATGACTTGCACATGTACTTGCACCTCACCACATCTTTCGCCGACGTTCTAACCAATATCTCTGCCAATAACTCCTCCCTTAAATCCTCCATAACCAGTCCACTACAACCACCACAACTCTCAAACTTCATCGTCTTCCTTCCTAAGTAGCATACAACTCTAAATTGGGCCTGTTTCTTGAATAAGACTGGGGTATGAACTATTTTATGGTCCATCATCCTTTAGCCCACATCTATTGACCTAAAGTCCATATCCATGAACCAAGACCGGACTAAGCCCCATGGCATGTGTACCATTACCCAGGGATAAAAGCCCACAGCCTTAGTCCATTGAGCCCGATGACCTAGGATCCAAGACCTAAAACACAAAtccaatttctatatattttttaatttacatatttaattatttctttaaaaaaaaaaatccaatttctattttttctcaAGTAACTTGTggcaaaaatgaataaataaatgaaaatgtaCAAAAATGCCTAAAGTATcaacatttaattaaatattcaaaccaattttcatttttttttctttttttaattaaatattgaagATGAAGGATTCAAAATTTAGATACATTTTGCCCAAATAAAGATGAGTTTGGCACTGTTCTAACATTTTTTTATGAAGTTTGAGAAGTTCAAAGCTTCAAGCAATTATATTCCTACCAAGTAATTTAAGGGCAAACAAATCAAATCccattggctttttcttttttttacttattttatatttaaggtCCTTTTGTCATTTGAAAAATAAGCTTGTCTTACCacgaaaattcaaaatttgaccaagggaAGTATCTGAAAGGAAATTGAAACTACAAGGAGAGTatgtgtaatttaaaaaaaaaaaaaacaaacaaacaaacaaaaacaaaaacaaaaagtatatatgaaaaaatctGAAACTAAATGTGTAATTTGTGTAATTTACCCTAATAAAGAAAACACAAGAAATCaatcgtttttcttttttataaaaaataaaattatattaaaattttaaaacatgtcACTTAAATGACTTCAATGTTAAAATTGTTGTCCAACTTACttaaatgtaaataattaaCTAATCTAAATTAAGcaatattagttttattttatattctaccaaaaatattaattagatgATTAAATAAATCGATTAAGaatttactttattttcatttcattttactCTAACTGAAAATACAAACTAAATATAAACATAtccaaatatcattaaaaaaataaatgaagaaagTTATAAATCTTTTGAAATTAACGAGCCAAAAAAAactatagaataataataatagttgtgatttttaattataaaaagttACTACttgtattatatttaatatttttcatttgattAGGCAAAAACCGGCTTCATTTTTGTCCTAATTTATTCGTGTTTGGAAGAGAAAGTCTATAATTTGAACAGGTTGGTAGCTCCCTCTTTATCAAGTGTTGTGGCGGGTAGGTACGGTTGAGAATTTAATTCCACCACCAAAACTGGAAAAAAGcatcatttgtatttttttaggcAGCCGTCCACTTTGATCCTGCTAAACCCATCGCTAAGCGTTAAAGTTTATGGTGAATTGGATCCAATACTTGGTGTTTTTTCTGGACATGTTCTTCAGAAACTGGAAATGGGGCTACAACTCGTACCACGTCCATGTTTGAATAGAAATTTCATAATGTCGATGACAATTTTACACACTCAAGCtcatacccttttttttctttatgtgtagtaataataatattgaatattatttgGACTTGTTATATTGGTCACAAAATATTCTCAGTAATTGAGCAAATGTTGCAGACtacagacagacagacagaaATATTTAGACTTTGACAAGatcacataaatttcaaaacaaTGTTACAGGGCTTGTAAACAATGCTGATACAATTATTATATCACAAAAAAGTTTAGATGTTGGCAAATCTCTTTGTCAACAAAACCACCAAGCAAGGAGATATTTATAGAATCCGCATCAAAGCTCATCCTGCAAATGAAAGTAGAAAgttcaattttgattttgtgCTTAAAGTGTCCTAAAAATTTGGTAAAGATTGACATGGCAAAAGGTAAAGAACAAAGATTGATTGCTTACATGATAATCATCCCAATCACGATGGTGATGCTGCAGAACAGAGAAAGAAGTGGTGGTCTTAGGAAAAGGGAAGAGGAAATTTGATGACAATCAGAAACAAATTCAAACACAAGGCTACTCACCCTTCTGTATTTGTCTCTGTATCTGTCTCGATACCGTCGATCATGACCCCTCTCACGTCTCCTTCTTTCACCTTCTTCTCTTGCTCGTTGCGCTTCCTGTTTAGGGATCAAATCATGAATTAGATACATTCACctaatattgaaaaattcagaaagataaaagagaagaaaggcCACAGACCTCTTCCTCTTGTGCTTTTCTCACTTTTTCTGCTTCTTCGAAGGCTTCCTTTTCAATCTGATATTCATTCaacaaagaaatgaataaaCTCCTGATGAACTGGAATCCATCAATAACAGTATAAGAAGCTTAATTACCTCTCTATTGGCAAATACTTCCTGAACAACTTGCTTTGCATACTCTGGATCATCACATATCAAAATGTTGTCGAAAACTGAACCAGCCTTTACCTGCACCCATATCACTTCGTCTCATTACCATGATCGTCAGACAATCCAAAATGGAAAAGTTGATAATATATCATGAAACTCATACCTGCCAAACTTCAATGCCTACATATTTAATTGGCTTAAGCACATATAGATCAGGGTCATCTTCAAATTCTGCATATGGGAAATGATACCTTTAAGTATTTCTGCAAAACTTTTCTCAGGGTCTAAATcgtaactttaaaaaaaaaagtacctgGGTTGTCAATCCAAGGAGTCTTCCACTTCCCTTTATAATTGGGGTTCTTGATTCTCTGCCATGTGGAAATGTCAAAAAGTTAAAACTAATGAGGAaatgtcaaaattttcaaaacttacCTGTTAGCTCTTTAAGTGTTAAATTTATCTACCCTGCGTTTCCATGGTCCTTTGTAAGCCGGATTTGGTATCATTGGTGGTTTCCATACACCATTCTCTTCATCATCCCAATCATCAGGCTAACCAGAGAAAGAAGATTTGTAAGTTTTGGTTATACGTACATAGACACAAAAACACCCAAAGGCATCAAATCACATgaacataatattaaaaccaaatCAAAACACTGGGAAATAAAGTGGCCTTTTCAGAGTTCAGTTAGCACGGTAAAATCCTAATTTGGTGCAACATAAATAACCCCAGCAGCTTCGTATAAGTGGTTATGTTTGTAGTATTGCTTCATAATCAATCAACTAACCTCTTTAGCCTTGGGATCAGGAATTTCTCTCGGAATTGAATCATATCCCTGCAATAGTCATGGTAAAAACTAGTAAGGGAACATAGTTTATGCATtacaaatataaatcatatagaAAATCAGTAGCAGGAAATCCATGAAACTTGTATACCTCTGGTTTGGAGTCATTAGGATCATCAATGTATTCTCTATCATCCCAGTCTGCAGGCTGTGAAAGATGGCAAAAGATACTTTCAACTCAAAAGCTGAGGGGGGGAAAAATAATTGCGGAGCTAACATTGCCAAAGAGAACAACCTAATTCTTCAAGAAAAGAAGGTAGctcacaaaattgaaaaaagaaattgaacatTGGTACTGATCACTGAGCAACAGAGACGTTGTAATAGGAAGTCACTAAGTTATCTAATCTAAAAGAGAATAGGATAGTTTAGCTCTGGATGTAACCTTTTTGGCTTTAACATCTTTAATCTTTCTTGGAGGAAGAATATCCCAATCTGAATACATGCTTCCTGAGTCTCTCTCTCTGTTGTCAACAAGGATGCTGTAAGTTGCATCGGGTCTAAGAATAAATGTATAGAAATGGGTTAACTTGTCCGTTTCACACTGCAAATCCTTCTTAACAGGGTAATTCTGGCCCTGGTAAGAGAGTATGACATGGAGCTTCTTTGTATCCGTACCGCATAAATCTGGTCCGAACATTAAACTACATAAAAAACACTATGGCAGTCAACACAGATGTCCACTATATCAGAGaatgaaaaatagaagaaaCACTAAATCCAATAGTCCCCAATTCCCAGACAAGAAACCACTTGCAGTGGAAGAGTAAATAAGTGATATGAGAGTTCTTTTACAAGGTCTCCACATATTTGAACCCCAGGTATGACAAAATTCATGAGATATGAGGTGAAGATCACTTAAAGTAGCTATGTTAGTTAAGAGGACAAACCTGTATGGAGTATCGCCACCAAACTTCTTTTGATTGACAAATCCAGACAAAAGCTTAATATAGCCACCACCACATTCAATTTCCTGCTCAAATTTGATAGAATATTGAACGACCAATGTTCTATTTTGGTTTGTGAACTCCGGTACCTTTGCTGATATGGCAAAATGTTTGGCATCACTGGATGTCTGAATTCCTGCAAAAGTTAATATATCCTCAAGAAGTTTAATTGTCTTTCATCTCAAACGAGGGAATACTTATTGTTGGCGACCCAATAAATTAAGTAACTAAAGCATTGGTCCATGGGTAGCTCTTACTTTATCAAACTAGTCTGATCATAAATGTTGTACACTATTGCAGAAATTCTAAACAGATAAAACACAATTCTCAACAAATTCCTAAATTGACCAAGACTATTGACACAAACTAAAACCGGAAACAAAGTTCCATAGTTGATACCAAACTTGCTCATATAAGAAATGAAGGTCttattttaatctttatttttcaaaaaacacaAGGAATTTGACCCCCCCTCCAAGAACCGTGCATTAAGCAAACCAACAATCAATATTCATGTTCATTATTACATAACATGTATACCACCCTCCACGACGTAAAGAAATTCATCAATTCTATCCAATCTGCCAACCAAAACTTATGATCCTCAATAAGGCACATATCCAACGATgaaaagagagagacagagagataaACCACACCTTTATCATCTGGGTCTCCTGCCCACTTTCCAGCTGTGTGCTTAAAAGAGCCTGCTTTTCCTTCGGCCCTTTTCCAGTCAGATTTCACCCAACGTGATTGCCATCcatctttttcaaataaaaagaaacaaaataaataaagttagagCACACCATAAAGAGAAAGAACAAGaatcttatttttcttctataaaGGTATATCAAATTTAGTTGTTTTTTCTTACTCTCCAAAGGAAGCACTTGTCAAGCAAAAATAGTGACCGAAATACATATGAACGCAGcgaataaaagaaaatcaag includes:
- the LOC132799567 gene encoding uncharacterized protein LOC132799567; the protein is MVSSSNILCIDLDNLAKTPTCLLHVPYREKAVVARVNDAKREVESSDMCKIGRLGVSMNHLYYCRRVSRLGAFCVWFYVDGGNRNGPGEWVLKFSVSHRYLQDIIFDQLSLRRETWIEPIAVTPNADVLFVGAKDWILSYHIESKKLQLVYEGAPNREQSLLMVGRF
- the LOC107412492 gene encoding calreticulin-3 → MGDQSHGKLDLIIPVLLFSLLFHSSLSEIIFEERFEDGWQSRWVKSDWKRAEGKAGSFKHTAGKWAGDPDDKGIQTSSDAKHFAISAKVPEFTNQNRTLVVQYSIKFEQEIECGGGYIKLLSGFVNQKKFGGDTPYSLMFGPDLCGTDTKKLHVILSYQGQNYPVKKDLQCETDKLTHFYTFILRPDATYSILVDNRERDSGSMYSDWDILPPRKIKDVKAKKPADWDDREYIDDPNDSKPEGYDSIPREIPDPKAKEPDDWDDEENGVWKPPMIPNPAYKGPWKRRRIKNPNYKGKWKTPWIDNPEFEDDPDLYVLKPIKYVGIEVWQVKAGSVFDNILICDDPEYAKQVVQEVFANREIEKEAFEEAEKVRKAQEEEEAQRAREEGERRRRERGHDRRYRDRYRDKYRRHHHRDWDDYHDEL